Proteins encoded in a region of the Bombyx mori chromosome 23, ASM3026992v2 genome:
- the LOC101743140 gene encoding early growth response protein 3 isoform X2 gives MGTDTEPPVGPHLLSLADVGTLGFDCALKPTAVPSSGNTTSDLNTPVTTSDLPAFFPNLLEPPPISGSLPGDELSLGCSPRRHKHESSLSPGARAEDASNASSASASLYGPPSSSTGKRAPSPPLQWLLPPGPGPGSVDKYFQQEYEERVELLPPECQAYCPPQQTCPSAQHCEYRPPPQPSQQQHTWEPQEYASAPQPTPGPSGLPKREPYPSPAVPSDRPVQLAEYNPSTSKGHEILSQVYQQSAQPLRLVAVKPRKYPNRPSKTPVHERPYACPVDGCDRRFSRSDELTRHIRIHTGQKPFQCRICMRSFSRSDHLTTHVRTHTGEKPFACDVCGRKFARSDEKKRHAKVHLKQRLKRERGGGGPAHHHEPHPHAPL, from the exons ATGGGCACGGATACCGAGCCCCCGGTCGGTCCGCACCTACTCTCCCTGGCCGACGTCGGTACTCTCGGTTTTGATTGTGCATTAAAACCGACAGCGGTTCCATCATCAGGCAATACGACGTCAGACCTCAACACTCCAGTGACAACATCGGATCTGCCCGCTTTTTTCCCGAATCTACTGGAACCGCCGCCAATATCAG gCAGCCTACCAGGCGATGAATTATCATTGGGATGCTCCCCGCGGCGACATAAGCACGAGTCGTCCTTGTCGCCGGGAGCACGTGCTGAAGATGCAAGCAATGCATCCAGCGCAAGTGCCTCCCTATACGGACCCCCTTCTTCCAGCACAGGGAAACGGGCGCCATCGCCACCTTTACAGTGGCTTTTACCACCAGGCCCCGGGCCTGGTAGTGTTGACAAATACTTTCAACAAGAATACGAAGAGCGTGTTGAATTACTTCCCCCAGAGTGTCAAGCATATTGTCCACCGCAACAAACTTGCCCTTCTGCACAACATTGTGAATATAGACCGCCACCACAACCGTCGCAGCAACAACACACGTGGGAACCGCAAGAGTACGCGAGCGCACCGCAACCAACTCCGGGGCCTTCCGGTTTGCCAAAACGCGAGCCCTATCCAAGCCCAGCTGTTCCGAGCGACAGGCCCGTTCAGCTTGCAGAATATAACCCATCCACAAGTAAAGGTCACGAGATCCTATCACAAGTTTATCAACAAAGTGCGCAGCCACTTCGGCTCGTTGCTGTTAAACCACGCAAATATCCTAATCGCCCTAGCAAAACGCCCGTCCACGAACGCCCCTATGCCTGTCCAGTAGATGGGTGCGATCGCAGGTTTTCTCGATCAGACGAACTGACACGGCACATTCGTATTCACACAGGTCAAAAACCATTTCAATGCCGTATTTGTATGCGCTCGTTCAGTCGATCAGATCATTTGACAACGCACGTACGGACACACACTGGAGAAAAGCCATTCGCATGCGATGTCTGTGGTCGTAAATTCGCACGTTCCGATGAAAAGAAAAGGCACGCAAAAGTACACCTTAAACAACGCCTGAAGCGGGAGCGAGGCGGAGGCGGACCAGCTCACCATCACGAGCCTCATCCGCACGCGCCGCTCTAG